The Mucilaginibacter terrenus genome has a segment encoding these proteins:
- a CDS encoding UBP-type zinc finger domain-containing protein, whose protein sequence is MNNPELCQHLQAINKVKIGDEPVCEECIKHGTTWFHLRTCQTCGQTLCCDQSPQQHMTKHYHADGHPVIASAQPGERWLWCYPDEEFTEY, encoded by the coding sequence ATGAACAACCCCGAACTTTGCCAGCATTTGCAGGCTATTAACAAAGTAAAAATTGGCGATGAACCCGTTTGCGAAGAGTGCATAAAACACGGCACCACGTGGTTTCACCTGCGTACCTGCCAAACCTGCGGACAAACGTTGTGCTGCGACCAATCGCCACAACAACACATGACCAAGCACTACCACGCCGACGGGCATCCTGTAATTGCATCAGCACAGCCCGGCGAGCGCTGGCTTTGGTGCTATCCTGATGAGGAGTTTACA